AGCAGCTCGCCGACGCGCAGGGTCAGGTCCAGGACGCGCGGCACGGCGGGGCCCTCGGCCTCGGACTTCTGCACGGTCTCGGGCACGGGCCGGTCGGCGACCGGCATCCGCAGCATCGTGCGCATCCGGTCCTGCCAGGGGGCGTCCTTGATGAGGTCGACCCGCGGTATGCCCGCCGGGGGCGTGAAGGCGGGCGCGTCCCTGGAGCTGTACGTCCTCGGCATGCTGAACGCCGACCCCTCGGAGGGATCGGCGGCGGGCGCCTGCGGCACGCCGTAGCCCTTGGGCAGCGCGAACTCGGACGTGGTCGAGGACTCCTCCTCGACCGGCGGGGCCTGTGTGACCACACCGCTCGGCGGTACGAAGGCGCTGCGCGCCTCGTCCGACTGCGGTTTGCGGTCCTCGGCGTCCGATTCCGTCACGTACTACTCCTGCTACTCCTGGTTTGCACATCCAGTACGCCCCAGTATGCGCACCGGTACACAAACGGGCCGCGCGACCCGGTCGGGGTCGCGCGGCCCGCAGGACACAGACGGATCAGTGACCGCCCGCGTCCTTCGCGCGCTTGTACGAACGCTCGATCTCGGCCTCGGCGTCCGTGCGACCCACCCAGTTGGCGCCCTCGACGGACTTGCCCGGCTCCAGGTCCTTGTAGACCTCGAAGAAGTGCTGGATCTCCAGACGGTCGAACTCCGACACGTGGTGGATGTCCCGCAGGTGCTCCACGCGCGGGTCGTGCGCGGGAACGCACAGCAGCTTGTCGTCGCCGCCGGCCTCGTCCGTCATACGGAACATGCCGATCGTGCGGCACTGGATGAGGCAACCCGGGAAGGTCGGCTCGTCCAGGATGACCAGCGCGTCCAGCGGGTCGCCGTCCTCGCCGAGGGTGTTCTCGACGAAGCCGTAGTCGGCCGGGTAGCTGGTCGAGGTGAAGAGGCGACGGTCCAGACGGATCCGACCGGTCTCGTGGTCCACCTCGTACTTGTTCCGTGAACCCTTCGGAATCTCGATCGTGACGTCGAACTCCACCGGTGACTCCTCCATGATCAACACATAGTTCTGGTGGTTAAGTGTCCCTCACGCAGGTGTGTGATCGCGAAAGGGGCTGGTGGTCGTGCCGGAGCTGAGGTCCTGGCGGGCCGCGAGACCGCATGTGGCGCGGGTCGCGCGAGCCGTGCGACCGCGTCTCGTCCGGGCGGCGGAAGCGGTCAAGCCCCCGCTCGTACGGGCGGCGGAAGCTGTGAAACCACCGCTCGTCCGGGCGACCGAAGCCGTGAAACCGCTGGTCAAGCGGCCGTCGACCGTGCAGTTCACGACAGGCGCCGCCGCCCTCGGACTCGTCGTGGCGGCCACCGTGGTCACCGCGGCCGGACCCTGGGACTCCACCGGTCAGCGTACGGCGGAGCGCGACTGGGCCGCATCGCGGGAGCGCGCGGGTGGCGCAGATCACGGCGCGGTGTCCGGTGCGTCCGGCAAGGAGCCGGCGCCCGCGCCGAGCGCGGTGTCGGTGCTCGCGGGCGTCGGCGGCGCCGTGGGGTCCGCGCCGTCGCCCTCGGAGAAGGCCCTGAGCGGCGTTCTGGGGCCGCTGCTCGACGATCCCGCGCTCGGCGGCGGCCGGGCGGGCGCCGTCGTCGACGTCGCCACGGGCAAGCGCCTGTACGGGAAGGGCGCGGACGCCGCGCGCACCCCGGCCTCCACCACGAAGATCGCCACGGCCGTGGCGGCGCTCACCGCGGCCGGCCCGGACCACCGCATCGCGACCCGGGCGGTCCTGGAACCCGGCACCGAGGAGGTCGTCCTCGTCGGCGGCGGCGACCCCACGCTGACCGCCCGCAAGGACGCGGCGGGCAACGCGAGCCTGCGCGCCCTCGCCGACGACACGGCCCGCGCGCTCAAGTCGCGCGGGACCGCCAAGGGCGAGAAGGACGCCAAGGGCGAGAAGGACGGCAAGGGCGACAAGGGTGCTGAGGTCGCCGAGGTGACGCTCTCGTACGACACCTCGCTGTACGCGGGCACCGCCGTGCACCCCATCGGCGCGGACAACACCAACCTGGCCCGGGTCACCGCCCTGATGGCCGACGAGGGCCGCCTGGACGACTCCTCCAGCGGGCCCGCCGACCGCAGTGCGGATCCGGCGGGCGACGCGGCCCGGAAGTTCGCCGACCTCCTCCACGAGCGCGGCATCAAGACCACGGTCCCCGGCACCTCGAAGGCGTCGGCCCGCGCCAAGACCCTCGCCACCGTCAAGTCGCCGCCGCTGTCTGCGCTCGTCGAACGCATGCTGACCAGCAGCGACAACGACATCGCCGAGGCCCTCGCGCGCCAGACCGCCCTCGCGGCGGGCGAACCGGCGAGCTTCAAGGGCGGTGGCGCGGCCACCCGCGAGCAGTTGAAGAAGCTCGGGCTGCCGCTCAAGGGGGCGAAGTTCGCGGACGGCAGCGGGCTGGACCGCGCGGACAAGCTCACCGCGGACCTGCTCACGGCGCTGCTGGCGAAGGCGGCCGACCCGGACCGCCCCGAACTGCGCCCGGTCCTCACGGGCCTGCCCGTGGCGGGCTTCACGGGCACGCTCAGCAAGCGGTACGCGGGACGGCCCGGCACCGGCCTCGTCCGGGCCAAGACCGGCACGCTGACGGGCGTGCACACCCTGGCGGGCACGGTCGTCGACACCGACGGCCGCCTCCTGGCGTTCGCCTTCCTCACCGAGTCCGACCCGCCCGCGAACCCGGCGACGGCCCAACAAACCCTGGACGACCTGGCCTCAAAACTGGCAACCTGCGGCTGCGACTGACCAGCAGCCCGACGCCCCTCCAGGGGCGCGCCGTAGGGGCGCGGGGAACTGCGCGCTCAGCGCCGGCGGACCCGCAGGTGATGGTCAGGGCGGTACCCCGGCGGGGCGAGGTCGACGATGCACCCGGCGGCAACGGGCGAGGGGGCGTGCGCCCGTAAGGGGCGCGGGGAACTGCGCGCTCAGCGTCGGCGGACCCGCAGGTGATGGTCAGGGCGGTACCCCGGCGGGGCGAGGTCGACGACGCACCCGGCGGCAACGGGCGAGGGGGCGTGCGCCCGTAAGGGGCGCGGAGGGCGCCCCCGGACGTCGCCCCCGCGAACGCACCCCACCGGCCCACCCCTGCCCCAAGCGCCAGCGCTCACGTACGGTTGGCAGCATGACGAGCATCCGTGGTGCCGAGATGGTCGACTGGAATCTCGCGGTGGCGACCGCGACCCGACTCGTACGGCCGGGCCCAGAGGTCAGCCGCGACGAGGCCAGGGCCGTCGTCGCCGAGCTGCGCCGGCATGCGAAGGCGTCGGAGGAACACGTCCGCGGCTTCACGAGGATGGGCGGCGACGACCTCGACGACACCCCCGTACTCGTCGTCGACCGCCCCGGCTGGGTCCGGGCGAACGTCGCCGGCTTCCGGGAGGTCCTCAAACCGCTGCTCGACAAGATGCAGGAACGTCGCGGCAGCTCCCCGGGCGGAGCCGTCCTCGGCGCCGTCGGCGGCAAGGTCACCGGCGTCGAGCTGGGCATGCTGCTGTCCTTCCTGTCCTCCAGGGTCCTGGGCCAGTACGAGACGTTCGCCCCGGCCACCCGGGAACTGCCCGCCGGGCAGAACGGCGGCGGCAGGCTCCTCCTCGTGGCGCCGAACATCGTCCACGTGGAGCGCGAACTCGACGTCCAGCCCCACGACTTCAGGCTCTGGGTCTGCCTCCACGAGGAGACCCACCGCACGCAGTTCACGGCCGTGCCCTGGCTGCGCGACCACCTCGAGGGCGAAATCCAGTCTTTCTTGGGGGAGACCGAGGTCGACCCCATGACCGTCCTGGAACGCGTCCGCGAAGCCGCCCAGTCCCTCGCCGGCGGCCGGCCCGAGAGCGAGGAGGGCGACGAGGGCCGCTCCCTCGTCGAGATCGTGCAGACTCCCGCCCAGCGCGAGATCCTCGGCAGGCTCACCGCAGTCATGTCGCTCCTGGAGGGCCACGCCGACTTCGTGATGGACGGCGTGGGCCCGGCGGTCGTCCCGTCCGTCGCCGAGATCCGCGAGAAGTTCCAGCAGCGGCGCGCCCGCGGCGCCTCCCGCCTGGACCTCGCCCTGCGCAAGCTGCTGGGCCTCGACGCGAAGCTGCGCCAGTACCGGGACGGCGAGCGCTTCGTCCGCGCGGTCGTGGGAGAGGTCGGCATGGACGGCTTCAACCGCGTGTGGACCTCGCCGAACACACTTCCCACCAAGTCGGAGATCGCCAAACCGGCGGACTGGGTCGCGCGGGTGCACCGTAAGGCAGAGTCGTGAACTGAATTCGGCCGACGGCAGGTGAACGCCCCTCCAATCACCCGTCCGAGGGACCGTGGGGCATGGGTAGGCGTGCAATGCTCGGGGAACGGCCCGGCCCTGTCACCATCGACACACTCTGAGTGACCGAACCCGGGCTCACCCCCCGACAATTTCATGAAGGGAACCGGACATGGGTCCCCATCCTGCGGTCGCGGCGATACGCCTGGCGGTCCGCCGCGTACTCCACGACGTCCTCACCGATCACGCCCCCGGACGCGCCCCCGGCCAGGCCCCCGACGCGCCCTCGCGCGCGCCGCTCGTACTGGTCGCGTGCTCCGGCGGCGCCGACTCCATGGCCCTCGCCTCCGCCCTCGCCTTCGAGGCGCCCAAGCTCGGCGTCCGCGCCGGCGGCGTCACCGTGGACCACGGACTGCAGTCCGGGTCCGACCTGCGCGCGGACGAGGTCGTCCTGCGGCTCACCGAGCTCGGACTGACCCCCGCCGAGTCCGTCGCGGTCACCGTCGGCCGGGAGGGCGGACCCGAAGCCGCCGCCCGCGACGCGCGGTACGCCGCTCTGGACGCCACCGCCGAGCGGCACGGAGCCACCGCGGTCCTCCTCGGGCACACCCGCGACGACCAGGCCGAAACCGTCCTGCTGGGCCTCGCCCGCGGCTCCGGGACGCGCTCCCTGTCCGGCATGGCCGCCGTGTCCGGCGGGCCCGGCGCCGACCGCCGCTACCGCCGTCCCTTCCTGCACCTGGACCGGCAGACCGCCCGCAAGGCCTGCATGGTCCAGTCGCTGCCCGTCTGGGACGACCCGCACAACGCGGACCCGGCGTACACCCGCTCCAGGCTGCGCCACGAGGGGCTGCCCGCCCTGGAGAAGGCGCTCGGCAAAGGCGTCGTCGAAGCACTGGCCCGTACGGCCCAACTGTCCCGCGACGACGCCGACGCGCTGGACGCCTGGGCCGGCCGCGCCGAGGACTCCGTACGCGACGCGGCGGGTCTCCTGGAGTGCGCCAAGCTGTACGCCCTGCCGCCCGCCGTGCGCCGCCGCATCCTGCGCCGGGCCGCCATCGGGGCCGGGGCGCCCGCCGGTTCGCTGTTCGCCCGGCACATCGAGGAGATCGACCGGCTGATCACCGGCTGGCGCGGCCAGGGAGCCATCAACCTCCCGGGCAAGGTCGTCGCCCAGCGGCAGGGTGGCAGACTGGTGATTCGGCAAGGCTGAAAAAGAGTCGCCCCTCGGGCGGCGACTTTCCCGGAGGGCAACCCCTTCGGGGAGCGGACCCTCTTCGCCGGGGGACCGGGAGGCAGCCGGTGGGACGACCGAAAGTGATGCGGGTGGACGCGAAAGACCTGGGCACCGACCTCAAGTCGGTGCTCATCACCAAGGAAGAGATCGACGCGAAGCTGGCCGAGCTGGCCGCGAAGATCGACGCGGAGTACGCGGGCAAGGACCTGCTCATCGTCGGTGTCCTCAAGGGCGCCGTGATGGTCATGGCGGACCTGGCCCGGGCCCTGTCCACCCCCGTCACCATGGACTGGATGGCCGTCTCCTCGTACGGGGCGGGCACCCAGTCCTCCGGCGTGGTGCGGATCCTCAAGGACCTCGACACCGACATCAAGGGCAGGGACGTCCTGATCGTCGAGGACATCATCGACTCCGGTCTGACGCTGTCCTGGCTGATCTCCAACCTCGGCTCCCGCGAGCCCGCGTCCCTCAAGGTGTGCACGCTGCTGCGCAAGCCCGAGGCCGCGAAGGTCGCGATCGACGTGGAGTGGGTCGGCTTCGACATCCCGAACGAATTCGTCATCGGATACGGCCTCGACTACGCGGAGAAGTACCGGAACCTCCCGTTCGTCGGTACGCTCGCGCCCCATGTCTACGGCGGCTGAGGCACCCTGGACGGGTGACTCCCCCTGACAAGGGTCCAGTCCCTGTAGGACGGCCGGGAACCCCAGAGGGTTTCGCGCCGTTGGAGCATACGTAGACGGGGCTTGTCAGCCGGACCGAGCAGCTTCCGGTGGCAATGCTGGGGTACCGTCCGAATAACAGTCTTATCAAACTCACTATGGCAGGAGGGACGGGGCGGCACCGCTCCGTATGGATGGACGTGAAGCGATACTTCCGTGGGCCGGTCATGTGGATCGTGCTGGCCGTCCTTGCCGTGGTCGTGTTGATGCAGGTCGTCGGCTCGTCCGGCGGCTACAAGACGGTGGACACCGGCCAGGTCGTCCAGGCGATCAGTGACAACAAGGTCAAACAAGCCAAGATCACAACCGGCGACGAGCAGGTCATCAAGGCCGAGCTCAAGGACGGCGAAAAGATCGAGGGCAGCTCGAAGATCCAGGCGAGCTACATCGGCGACCAGGGTGTGAACCTGGCCACGACCCTCCAGGACAAGTTCCAGAACAAGCAGATCCCGGACGGCTACACGGTCTCGCCGACCAAGCAGAACGCTTTCGTCGGCATCCTGCTGTCCCTGCTTCCCTTCGTCCTCATCGTCGTCGTCTTCCTGTTCCTGATGAATCAGATGCAGGGTGGCGGCTCCCGGGTCATGCAGTTCGGGAAGTCCAAGGCGAAGCTCATCACCAAGGACACCCCGAAGACGACGTTCGCCGACGTGGCGGGCTCGGACGAGGCGGTC
This sequence is a window from Streptomyces ortus. Protein-coding genes within it:
- the hpt gene encoding hypoxanthine phosphoribosyltransferase, whose product is MRVDAKDLGTDLKSVLITKEEIDAKLAELAAKIDAEYAGKDLLIVGVLKGAVMVMADLARALSTPVTMDWMAVSSYGAGTQSSGVVRILKDLDTDIKGRDVLIVEDIIDSGLTLSWLISNLGSREPASLKVCTLLRKPEAAKVAIDVEWVGFDIPNEFVIGYGLDYAEKYRNLPFVGTLAPHVYGG
- a CDS encoding zinc-dependent metalloprotease, with amino-acid sequence MTSIRGAEMVDWNLAVATATRLVRPGPEVSRDEARAVVAELRRHAKASEEHVRGFTRMGGDDLDDTPVLVVDRPGWVRANVAGFREVLKPLLDKMQERRGSSPGGAVLGAVGGKVTGVELGMLLSFLSSRVLGQYETFAPATRELPAGQNGGGRLLLVAPNIVHVERELDVQPHDFRLWVCLHEETHRTQFTAVPWLRDHLEGEIQSFLGETEVDPMTVLERVREAAQSLAGGRPESEEGDEGRSLVEIVQTPAQREILGRLTAVMSLLEGHADFVMDGVGPAVVPSVAEIREKFQQRRARGASRLDLALRKLLGLDAKLRQYRDGERFVRAVVGEVGMDGFNRVWTSPNTLPTKSEIAKPADWVARVHRKAES
- a CDS encoding inorganic diphosphatase, encoding MEFDVTIEIPKGSRNKYEVDHETGRIRLDRRLFTSTSYPADYGFVENTLGEDGDPLDALVILDEPTFPGCLIQCRTIGMFRMTDEAGGDDKLLCVPAHDPRVEHLRDIHHVSEFDRLEIQHFFEVYKDLEPGKSVEGANWVGRTDAEAEIERSYKRAKDAGGH
- the dacB gene encoding D-alanyl-D-alanine carboxypeptidase/D-alanyl-D-alanine endopeptidase, which gives rise to MVVPELRSWRAARPHVARVARAVRPRLVRAAEAVKPPLVRAAEAVKPPLVRATEAVKPLVKRPSTVQFTTGAAALGLVVAATVVTAAGPWDSTGQRTAERDWAASRERAGGADHGAVSGASGKEPAPAPSAVSVLAGVGGAVGSAPSPSEKALSGVLGPLLDDPALGGGRAGAVVDVATGKRLYGKGADAARTPASTTKIATAVAALTAAGPDHRIATRAVLEPGTEEVVLVGGGDPTLTARKDAAGNASLRALADDTARALKSRGTAKGEKDAKGEKDGKGDKGAEVAEVTLSYDTSLYAGTAVHPIGADNTNLARVTALMADEGRLDDSSSGPADRSADPAGDAARKFADLLHERGIKTTVPGTSKASARAKTLATVKSPPLSALVERMLTSSDNDIAEALARQTALAAGEPASFKGGGAATREQLKKLGLPLKGAKFADGSGLDRADKLTADLLTALLAKAADPDRPELRPVLTGLPVAGFTGTLSKRYAGRPGTGLVRAKTGTLTGVHTLAGTVVDTDGRLLAFAFLTESDPPANPATAQQTLDDLASKLATCGCD
- the tilS gene encoding tRNA lysidine(34) synthetase TilS — its product is MGPHPAVAAIRLAVRRVLHDVLTDHAPGRAPGQAPDAPSRAPLVLVACSGGADSMALASALAFEAPKLGVRAGGVTVDHGLQSGSDLRADEVVLRLTELGLTPAESVAVTVGREGGPEAAARDARYAALDATAERHGATAVLLGHTRDDQAETVLLGLARGSGTRSLSGMAAVSGGPGADRRYRRPFLHLDRQTARKACMVQSLPVWDDPHNADPAYTRSRLRHEGLPALEKALGKGVVEALARTAQLSRDDADALDAWAGRAEDSVRDAAGLLECAKLYALPPAVRRRILRRAAIGAGAPAGSLFARHIEEIDRLITGWRGQGAINLPGKVVAQRQGGRLVIRQG